In a genomic window of Taeniopygia guttata chromosome 13, bTaeGut7.mat, whole genome shotgun sequence:
- the REEP2 gene encoding receptor expression-enhancing protein 2 isoform X3 has protein sequence MVSWIISRLVVLIFGTLYPAYSSYKAVKTKNVKEYVKWMMYWIVFAFFTTAETLTDIVLSWFPFYFELKIAFVIWLLSPYTKGSSVLYRKFVHPTLSNKEKEIDEYITQACDKSYETMMRVGKRGLNLAANAAVTAAAKGQGVLSEKLRSFSMQDLTMIRDEDTVHMRSRDPQLHPSGASILETIEDSASCYSSGEESSVAHRSNGTPSDTRTDPSDEDAGDKLPKRTQSLKTPKKLPVRSVKARPKKKAAGSLASGESS, from the exons ATGGTCTCCTGGATAATCTCCCGCCTCGTGGT GCTGATATTCGGCACCCTCTACCCCGCGTACTCCTCCTACAAGGCCGTGAAGACGAAAAACGTAAAGGAATAT GTGAAGTGGATGATGTACTGGATTGTGTTTGCCTTTTTCACCACTGCAGAAACACTCACAGACATTGTTCTTTCTTG gTTTCCCTTTTATTTCGAGCTGAAAATCGCATTTGTGATTTGGCTGCTCTCCCCTTACACCAAGGGCTCCAGTGTCCTCTACAGGAAGTTTGTGCACCCAACGCTCTCCAATAAGGAGAAG GAAATTGATGAATACATTACTCAGGCTTGTGACAAGAGCTACGAAACCATGATGCGAGTTGGCAAGAGAGGGTTAAACCTTGCTGCCAATGCAGCAGTTACTGCAGCTGCAAAG GGCCAGGGAGTTTTGTCTGAGAAGCTTCGAAGTTTCAGCATGCAGGATCTCACTATGATCCGAGATGAAGATACTGTGCATATGCGAAGCCGTGATCCACAGCTGCACCCCTCTGGTGCGAGTATTCTGGAAACTATTGAAGACTCAG CTTCCTGTTACTCCTCAGGAGAGGAGAGCAGTGTGGCACATCGGTCTAATGGAACCCCATCAGATACCAGAACAGACCCATCAGATGAAGATGCAGGAGACAAACTTCCTAAACGTACCCAGAGTCTCAAAACTCCTAAAAAG CTTCCAGTAAGAAGTGTAAAAGCCCGCCCTAAGAAGAAAGCTGCTGGCTCTCTTGCTTCTGGCGAGTCATCCTAA
- the REEP2 gene encoding receptor expression-enhancing protein 2 isoform X2 codes for MKMSSTDLNTDSCGIPLVKWMMYWIVFAFFTTAETLTDIVLSWAERCPVYGVFMAMDERLNDTRRRFPFYFELKIAFVIWLLSPYTKGSSVLYRKFVHPTLSNKEKEIDEYITQACDKSYETMMRVGKRGLNLAANAAVTAAAKGQGVLSEKLRSFSMQDLTMIRDEDTVHMRSRDPQLHPSGASILETIEDSASCYSSGEESSVAHRSNGTPSDTRTDPSDEDAGDKLPKRTQSLKTPKKLPVRSVKARPKKKAAGSLASGESS; via the exons ATGAAGATGAGCAGCACAGATCTCAACACTGATTCCTGTGGGATTCCACTG GTGAAGTGGATGATGTACTGGATTGTGTTTGCCTTTTTCACCACTGCAGAAACACTCACAGACATTGTTCTTTCTTG GGCTGAGAGATGCCCTGTTTATGGAGTTTTCATGGCTATGGATGAAAGGCTAAATGATACTCGAAGAAG gTTTCCCTTTTATTTCGAGCTGAAAATCGCATTTGTGATTTGGCTGCTCTCCCCTTACACCAAGGGCTCCAGTGTCCTCTACAGGAAGTTTGTGCACCCAACGCTCTCCAATAAGGAGAAG GAAATTGATGAATACATTACTCAGGCTTGTGACAAGAGCTACGAAACCATGATGCGAGTTGGCAAGAGAGGGTTAAACCTTGCTGCCAATGCAGCAGTTACTGCAGCTGCAAAG GGCCAGGGAGTTTTGTCTGAGAAGCTTCGAAGTTTCAGCATGCAGGATCTCACTATGATCCGAGATGAAGATACTGTGCATATGCGAAGCCGTGATCCACAGCTGCACCCCTCTGGTGCGAGTATTCTGGAAACTATTGAAGACTCAG CTTCCTGTTACTCCTCAGGAGAGGAGAGCAGTGTGGCACATCGGTCTAATGGAACCCCATCAGATACCAGAACAGACCCATCAGATGAAGATGCAGGAGACAAACTTCCTAAACGTACCCAGAGTCTCAAAACTCCTAAAAAG CTTCCAGTAAGAAGTGTAAAAGCCCGCCCTAAGAAGAAAGCTGCTGGCTCTCTTGCTTCTGGCGAGTCATCCTAA
- the REEP2 gene encoding receptor expression-enhancing protein 2 isoform X1 — protein sequence MVSWIISRLVVLIFGTLYPAYSSYKAVKTKNVKEYVKWMMYWIVFAFFTTAETLTDIVLSWAERCPVYGVFMAMDERLNDTRRRFPFYFELKIAFVIWLLSPYTKGSSVLYRKFVHPTLSNKEKEIDEYITQACDKSYETMMRVGKRGLNLAANAAVTAAAKGQGVLSEKLRSFSMQDLTMIRDEDTVHMRSRDPQLHPSGASILETIEDSASCYSSGEESSVAHRSNGTPSDTRTDPSDEDAGDKLPKRTQSLKTPKKLPVRSVKARPKKKAAGSLASGESS from the exons ATGGTCTCCTGGATAATCTCCCGCCTCGTGGT GCTGATATTCGGCACCCTCTACCCCGCGTACTCCTCCTACAAGGCCGTGAAGACGAAAAACGTAAAGGAATAT GTGAAGTGGATGATGTACTGGATTGTGTTTGCCTTTTTCACCACTGCAGAAACACTCACAGACATTGTTCTTTCTTG GGCTGAGAGATGCCCTGTTTATGGAGTTTTCATGGCTATGGATGAAAGGCTAAATGATACTCGAAGAAG gTTTCCCTTTTATTTCGAGCTGAAAATCGCATTTGTGATTTGGCTGCTCTCCCCTTACACCAAGGGCTCCAGTGTCCTCTACAGGAAGTTTGTGCACCCAACGCTCTCCAATAAGGAGAAG GAAATTGATGAATACATTACTCAGGCTTGTGACAAGAGCTACGAAACCATGATGCGAGTTGGCAAGAGAGGGTTAAACCTTGCTGCCAATGCAGCAGTTACTGCAGCTGCAAAG GGCCAGGGAGTTTTGTCTGAGAAGCTTCGAAGTTTCAGCATGCAGGATCTCACTATGATCCGAGATGAAGATACTGTGCATATGCGAAGCCGTGATCCACAGCTGCACCCCTCTGGTGCGAGTATTCTGGAAACTATTGAAGACTCAG CTTCCTGTTACTCCTCAGGAGAGGAGAGCAGTGTGGCACATCGGTCTAATGGAACCCCATCAGATACCAGAACAGACCCATCAGATGAAGATGCAGGAGACAAACTTCCTAAACGTACCCAGAGTCTCAAAACTCCTAAAAAG CTTCCAGTAAGAAGTGTAAAAGCCCGCCCTAAGAAGAAAGCTGCTGGCTCTCTTGCTTCTGGCGAGTCATCCTAA
- the REEP2 gene encoding receptor expression-enhancing protein 2 isoform X4, with protein sequence MKMSSTDLNTDSCGIPLVKWMMYWIVFAFFTTAETLTDIVLSWFPFYFELKIAFVIWLLSPYTKGSSVLYRKFVHPTLSNKEKEIDEYITQACDKSYETMMRVGKRGLNLAANAAVTAAAKGQGVLSEKLRSFSMQDLTMIRDEDTVHMRSRDPQLHPSGASILETIEDSASCYSSGEESSVAHRSNGTPSDTRTDPSDEDAGDKLPKRTQSLKTPKKLPVRSVKARPKKKAAGSLASGESS encoded by the exons ATGAAGATGAGCAGCACAGATCTCAACACTGATTCCTGTGGGATTCCACTG GTGAAGTGGATGATGTACTGGATTGTGTTTGCCTTTTTCACCACTGCAGAAACACTCACAGACATTGTTCTTTCTTG gTTTCCCTTTTATTTCGAGCTGAAAATCGCATTTGTGATTTGGCTGCTCTCCCCTTACACCAAGGGCTCCAGTGTCCTCTACAGGAAGTTTGTGCACCCAACGCTCTCCAATAAGGAGAAG GAAATTGATGAATACATTACTCAGGCTTGTGACAAGAGCTACGAAACCATGATGCGAGTTGGCAAGAGAGGGTTAAACCTTGCTGCCAATGCAGCAGTTACTGCAGCTGCAAAG GGCCAGGGAGTTTTGTCTGAGAAGCTTCGAAGTTTCAGCATGCAGGATCTCACTATGATCCGAGATGAAGATACTGTGCATATGCGAAGCCGTGATCCACAGCTGCACCCCTCTGGTGCGAGTATTCTGGAAACTATTGAAGACTCAG CTTCCTGTTACTCCTCAGGAGAGGAGAGCAGTGTGGCACATCGGTCTAATGGAACCCCATCAGATACCAGAACAGACCCATCAGATGAAGATGCAGGAGACAAACTTCCTAAACGTACCCAGAGTCTCAAAACTCCTAAAAAG CTTCCAGTAAGAAGTGTAAAAGCCCGCCCTAAGAAGAAAGCTGCTGGCTCTCTTGCTTCTGGCGAGTCATCCTAA